The genomic DNA CATCCTGTTCTATTTTTAAGTAAGAGCGAAATTTTAGTTCTACTGAATCACTCGGAGAATAAGCTAAAAACAAATTGGTAAAATCTCGATAGCTCATCTCTTCTGAATTTTCAATAGTATAAGTATCATCCGTCATTCCTAGCTGTATAAAAACATTCCAAGCTCTAGAAAACCCCACTTTTCGAATAGTTCCTCTATACATTGTAGGAATATTATCTAAGCCATAAATACTTCTATATTTTAAGGAGTCTCTATTGGCATATGCTTCAAATTTACCACCTCCATCAATAGTTAAAAATTCTGTTCTACGAAATAACTTGTGGTAAGGAATATATTTATACGTTCCTTCTTGAATAAACATAGCTGCACCTCCTTGCCCTGCCAATACAACGTTTCTCGGGTTCCAAGTAAACTTGTAATTCCATAAATTAGTATCGCTCTCAGGAGCTACTAATCCACCACAGAATGATTCAAATAGCAGCATTTTACCATCACTTTCGTGAATTTTATCAATCACTTGCATTGCGCTCATATGATCAATTCCAGGATCCAATCCAATTTCATTCATAAAAACAAGTCCTTTTTCCTTAACAGCAGTATCAAGTTGTTGCATTTCTGTAGAAACATAAGAAGCAGTAACCATATGCTTACCATAGGTAACGCAATCTTTCGCAACCTCTATATGAAAGCGAGCAGGGAGCATAGAAATAACAACAGTTGCTTTTTGAATTGCTTCACTACGTTGCTCTTTGTTAAAAACGTCTAATGGTATGGCTGTTGCATTCGGATGGTTATTAATTTTTCGTTGGGCGTTATCAATAGAAACATCACCAATAGTAATGTGTAATTTTTCAGAAGTAGATTTATCTAATAAATACTTTATAAGTGATGAGCTCGATTGTCCAGCTCCAATAATTAATATGTTTCTCATGATAATATGATGTATTTTTGTATACAATAATCGTTTAAAAAAAGTTTAAAACTAAACAAAATTACAAAAAATGTATAAAAATTTAACAATTTCTTCGATTTTGGGAGCTTTAGCTGTCATTTTAGGAGCATTTGGAGCACATGCATTAAAAAATAAATTATCTGTAGAAGCTTTAAATAGTTTTGAAGTAGGGGTAAGATATCAAATGTATCATGCAATAGCTTTATTATGTATAAATATGTTTACAGAGATCTCTGTAAAAGAAAAAAATAAAATAAGTAGGTTATTTATAATAGGGATATTATGTTTTTCAGGCTCAATATACATGATTCAATTGTTAGGGGTTCCTGCAAAATATATTTGGTTTATAACCCCTATAGGAGGTTTATTTCTCATTGGAGGTTGGGGAATGCTTTCTTATTTCTTTATCAAAAAACATACCGAAATAAAAAAGAGATAAAAAGCATTTTAGTAGTATTTTGTGTAAAAATAATATGTACTTTTGTTCAAATAACAATAACACAACTAAAATCTAGAAAGATGACAAATCTTGAAACGAAAACGATTTCGTTAGATAATTTAGGAATTACAAATGCAACAGTACGTTACCAGTTAACGCCAGATCAGTTGCAACAGATTACTATAGAGAAAGGACAAGGTGTTGAAGCCGCTTCAGGAGCGTTAGCTGTTAATACTGGTGAATTTACAGGGAGATCTCCTATGGATCGTTTTATCGTAAAAGACGATATAACCAAAGATGAAATTTGGTGGGGAGATGTTAATATTCCTTTTGATGCAGAAAAGTTTGATAACTTAT from Tenacibaculum maritimum NCIMB 2154 includes the following:
- a CDS encoding saccharopine dehydrogenase family protein, whose amino-acid sequence is MRNILIIGAGQSSSSLIKYLLDKSTSEKLHITIGDVSIDNAQRKINNHPNATAIPLDVFNKEQRSEAIQKATVVISMLPARFHIEVAKDCVTYGKHMVTASYVSTEMQQLDTAVKEKGLVFMNEIGLDPGIDHMSAMQVIDKIHESDGKMLLFESFCGGLVAPESDTNLWNYKFTWNPRNVVLAGQGGAAMFIQEGTYKYIPYHKLFRRTEFLTIDGGGKFEAYANRDSLKYRSIYGLDNIPTMYRGTIRKVGFSRAWNVFIQLGMTDDTYTIENSEEMSYRDFTNLFLAYSPSDSVELKFRSYLKIEQDDIMWDKFLELDIFNPNKKVGLKNATPAQILQKILSEKWTLQEADKDMIVMQHKFGYQHKGEKHQIESSMLIKGDDQTYTAMAKTVGLPVAMAALKILNKEIVTPGVQLPISKEVYEPILKELEEFGITFIEKEVPYLGYNPESITG
- a CDS encoding DUF423 domain-containing protein — encoded protein: MYKNLTISSILGALAVILGAFGAHALKNKLSVEALNSFEVGVRYQMYHAIALLCINMFTEISVKEKNKISRLFIIGILCFSGSIYMIQLLGVPAKYIWFITPIGGLFLIGGWGMLSYFFIKKHTEIKKR